One Triticum dicoccoides isolate Atlit2015 ecotype Zavitan chromosome 5B, WEW_v2.0, whole genome shotgun sequence genomic window carries:
- the LOC119308774 gene encoding translation initiation factor IF-2-like — protein sequence MAAKVLQLRSSDGKVLVAPAWDYRPTAAQALPLEMRVPSRVLERVLQYWTKHSLAKATGESRESLARWDADFQRRLEEDGLAKEAAAAAQELRRYGVDHGGRPHRHAATAASDVAARAKAARADPVRAWCPFVHHLKGVNQGERSPAPAMPGSFDASDIASAARPGPATTLPAAAGADPVDVRCAIRARGRQMAEDEESACHHRKRPASKAPLCLPATAVAPVKKVSRLVASKARSFVGSTPLPVIAAAPSVKKATPASTLRARRGMGELSCKIPKQNRVNAAAPRKQPWVRPVVLRPC from the coding sequence ATGGCGGCGAAGGTGCTCCAGCTCCGTAGCTCCGACGGCAAGGTGCTCGTCGCTCCGGCGTGGGACTATCGCCCGACCGCCGCCCAAGCCCTCCCGCTGGAGATGCGGGTGCCCTCGCGCGTCCTCGAGAGGGTGCTCCAGTACTGGACCAAGCACAGCCTGGCCAAGGCCACCGGTGAGTCTCGGGAGTCCCTCGCCCGCTGGGACGCCGACTTCCAGCGTCGTCTCGAGGAAGACGGCCTCGCCAAGGAGGCTGCTGCAGCCGCCCAAGAACTCCGCCGCTACGGCGTCGACCATGGAGGGCGTCCCCATCGCCACGCCGCCACGGCCGCATCTGATGTCGCTGCTCGTGCCAAGGCGGCCCGTGCTGATCCCGTCCGTGCCTGGTGCCCATTTGTTCACCACCTCAAGGGTGTCAACCAAGGAGAACGCAGCCCTGCGCCGGCAATGCCCGGCTCCTTCGATGCCTCTGATATTGCCTCCGCGGCGCGCCCTGGGCCTGCCACCACCTTGCCGGCTGCTGCTGGTGCTGACCCTGTGGATGTCCGGTGCGCCATCCGTGCCCGTGGACGCCAGATGGCTGAAGACGAGGAGTCCGCTTGCCACCACCGCAAGCGCCCGGCTTCCAAGGCTCCACTCTGCCTGCCTGCCACTGCTGTTGCGCCCGTGAAGAAGGTCTCTCGTCTCGTCGCTTCCAAGGCCCGCTCTTTCGTGGGCTCTACACCATTGCCTGTCATTGCTGCTGCGCCCAGTGTGAAGAAGGCGACTCCAGCTTCAACTCTGCGCGCAAGAAGGGGGATGGGGGAGCTCAGCTGCAAGATTCCGAAGCAAAACCGTGTCAACGCTGCAGCACCAAGGAAGCAACCTTGGGTGCGTCCAGTGGTATTACGCCCTTGCTAG